In Spirosoma aureum, a single genomic region encodes these proteins:
- a CDS encoding thioredoxin domain-containing protein, with the protein METNHPKQLKYNKRLPVLLVFMPKDAHRHLLINDVVEQLLEKLTGKVQLLKIEEVVHPGVVLSFNVTQLPTFVLVNKGKELWRYEGLPTESLLSLVELHIS; encoded by the coding sequence ATGGAGACAAATCACCCAAAACAGTTGAAATATAACAAGCGGTTACCTGTGTTATTGGTTTTTATGCCCAAAGACGCTCATCGACATCTGCTCATAAATGACGTAGTAGAACAGCTTCTGGAAAAGCTTACCGGAAAAGTTCAATTGCTGAAGATTGAGGAAGTCGTTCATCCAGGTGTGGTTCTTAGTTTTAATGTAACTCAATTACCTACGTTCGTTCTGGTCAATAAAGGCAAGGAACTTTGGCGGTACGAAGGGCTGCCAACCGAGAGTTTACTAAGTTTGGTGGAACTTCATATTTCGTAA
- a CDS encoding sensor histidine kinase, producing MHREPYANTLMNVLFEQGVDFLGVYDFQQECYVRINQVGVKMLGYPSEQVLIDQPQFSFRRYPLKSEERDEVISQLIQAGFYEEETEIARYNGETFWGRLMLESFADGKLALIRITNLDRLHRVEQELDHSVRRYESVFTSATIGIIVADQQGHIVSANQLADRLFGYETGELKGLSIEQLVPRSVSQYHEKLRQSFTDHPQARPMGHNRDLYAQRKDGTLFPVEISLSYFRLDNTLYAVAYIIDITLKKEAERQLLDQKAHVERLNTELEQKVVDRTHALMDTLAQLEASKEELALSLKTERELGELKSRFVSMASHEFRTPLTTILNSTTLIEKYPASDQQEKRQKHLQRIRSSVRHLNEILEEFLSVGKLEEGKIMAHPALVYLPQFVDEVVNDMQSLLKTNQRIELNIDCSQPIWLDSSLLRKIVVNLLSNAIKYSREGSLIRVQAHCDDRQIKLVMSDQGIGISPDDQQHLFGQFFRAKNAANIPGTGLGLHIVAKYVELMQGTIDLQSELNKGTTITLSLPYENHSAD from the coding sequence ATGCATAGAGAACCGTATGCCAATACCTTGATGAACGTACTGTTTGAACAGGGAGTGGATTTTCTGGGGGTATATGATTTCCAGCAGGAGTGCTACGTTCGTATTAATCAGGTTGGGGTTAAGATGCTGGGCTACCCGTCTGAGCAAGTGTTGATTGATCAACCGCAATTCTCCTTCAGGCGGTATCCACTAAAATCGGAAGAGCGGGATGAGGTTATTAGTCAGTTGATCCAGGCTGGCTTTTATGAAGAAGAGACCGAAATAGCCCGGTATAATGGAGAGACATTCTGGGGTCGACTAATGCTGGAGTCTTTTGCTGATGGCAAGCTGGCTCTGATTCGCATCACCAATTTAGATCGTCTACATCGTGTCGAACAGGAATTGGACCATAGTGTTCGTCGCTACGAATCCGTTTTTACTAGTGCTACCATTGGCATTATCGTAGCTGACCAGCAAGGCCACATTGTATCGGCGAATCAACTAGCCGATCGATTATTTGGCTATGAAACGGGGGAGTTAAAAGGGCTGTCTATCGAACAACTCGTTCCCAGAAGCGTCAGTCAGTATCACGAAAAATTACGCCAATCTTTTACAGATCATCCGCAAGCGAGACCAATGGGTCATAATCGGGATTTGTACGCCCAACGTAAAGATGGTACCCTGTTTCCGGTCGAAATCAGCTTGAGTTATTTTCGTCTTGATAATACCTTATATGCCGTTGCTTACATCATCGACATTACCCTTAAAAAAGAAGCAGAGCGACAGTTACTGGACCAAAAAGCACATGTGGAACGGCTCAATACGGAACTGGAACAAAAAGTAGTAGATCGTACACACGCCTTGATGGATACACTAGCCCAATTGGAAGCCTCCAAAGAGGAGTTGGCTCTGTCTCTGAAAACCGAGCGTGAATTGGGCGAGTTAAAGTCCCGCTTCGTTTCAATGGCATCGCATGAGTTTCGAACGCCACTGACCACAATTCTGAATTCGACAACGTTGATCGAAAAATACCCTGCCAGCGATCAGCAGGAGAAACGACAGAAACACCTTCAGCGCATCCGCTCCTCAGTTAGGCACCTTAATGAAATTCTTGAAGAGTTTTTGTCCGTAGGTAAGCTTGAAGAAGGAAAGATTATGGCACATCCGGCACTTGTTTATCTACCCCAGTTTGTTGATGAAGTGGTGAACGATATGCAAAGCCTGTTGAAAACCAATCAACGGATTGAACTCAACATAGATTGCTCACAACCGATCTGGCTAGACTCTTCCCTGCTTCGAAAAATCGTGGTCAATCTACTCTCAAATGCCATCAAATATTCGAGGGAAGGATCCCTCATTCGCGTTCAGGCGCATTGCGATGATCGGCAGATTAAGTTAGTAATGAGTGACCAGGGTATTGGTATTTCACCCGATGATCAACAACATCTGTTTGGCCAATTTTTTCGGGCTAAAAATGCGGCTAACATACCAGGAACAGGCCTGGGCCTTCATATTGTCGCTAAATACGTTGAACTAATGCAGGGCACTATTGACCTGCAAAGCGAATTAAACAAGGGCACCACGATAACCCTCTCCCTACCCTATGAAAACCATTCTGCTGATTGA
- a CDS encoding response regulator, translating into MKTILLIEDNDEIRETTAEILELASYTVRTAENGKTGVKLALETKPDLVICDIMMPGLDGYGVLQIFNKNPSLSEVPFIFLTAKTERGDFRKGMDLGADDYLTKPFEESELLSAIEGRLNRFSNVHPSYDLKQEGLSQFLDNARAVGGLDSLSADRKIHQVRKKQYVYSEGDEPTRLYFLKTGKVKTTRNTTDGKELITGLYNAGEFFGYFALFEKGDYTDSAITLEDSELIYIPKDDFLQLVSINADVSQQFIKLLAGRVGEREVQLLSMAYNSLRRRVANTLIRLHEQQPDALIQHSRDDLAAMTGTATESLIRTLSDFKQDGLIEITPSGGIRMIQPEKLRRANW; encoded by the coding sequence ATGAAAACCATTCTGCTGATTGAAGATAACGACGAAATTCGCGAAACAACCGCTGAAATTCTGGAACTGGCCAGCTACACCGTCCGAACGGCTGAAAACGGAAAGACTGGCGTTAAATTGGCGCTGGAAACAAAGCCCGATCTGGTCATCTGCGACATTATGATGCCGGGACTGGATGGCTATGGGGTCTTGCAGATCTTCAACAAAAACCCATCCTTATCGGAGGTTCCCTTTATTTTCCTGACGGCCAAAACTGAACGTGGCGATTTTCGAAAGGGGATGGATCTGGGTGCCGATGATTATTTGACCAAGCCGTTTGAGGAAAGCGAGTTGCTCAGTGCCATTGAAGGACGGCTAAATCGATTCTCGAACGTACACCCTTCCTACGATTTGAAACAGGAAGGACTCAGCCAGTTTCTTGATAACGCACGGGCAGTCGGTGGTTTAGACAGCTTATCGGCCGACCGCAAGATCCATCAGGTCCGGAAGAAGCAATATGTTTATTCGGAAGGAGACGAGCCAACCCGTCTCTATTTTCTCAAAACCGGCAAGGTTAAAACTACACGCAATACAACAGATGGAAAGGAACTGATAACGGGGCTGTATAATGCCGGGGAGTTTTTTGGCTATTTTGCTCTGTTCGAAAAAGGGGACTATACGGACTCTGCCATCACGCTGGAGGATTCGGAATTGATCTATATTCCTAAGGACGATTTTTTACAATTAGTATCCATCAATGCTGATGTGAGCCAGCAATTTATCAAGCTGCTGGCGGGTCGGGTCGGCGAACGCGAAGTCCAACTGCTGAGCATGGCTTATAATTCACTCCGGCGTCGGGTAGCCAATACGCTGATTCGACTTCATGAGCAACAGCCCGATGCCCTGATCCAGCATTCGCGCGATGATCTGGCAGCCATGACCGGCACGGCCACCGAGTCCTTAATTCGTACGCTAAGCGATTTTAAACAGGATGGCCTGATCGAGATAACCCCGTCGGGGGGTATTCGGATGATACAGCCGGAAAAGTTGCGACGGGCGAACTGGTAA